Sequence from the Christiangramia fulva genome:
TTTACATTATAATCATTTTCCCTGTCGGCTATATAGACGAACTTTTTAAAACCATAGAAATCATGACACATTTTTCGCAAGATCTCCACATTATTTTTTTCCAGAAGAACGTCATTTTTAATCCGCGAAATAACATACTCATCGAAAAACTGGAGGTTGGCGAAGTCCAGTTCTATCTTTTTTAAACTAGTCATGCCTTAAGATAATCAATTTTCAAAGAAACTGAAAACACTGCTTCCGTACCGCCTGGATTCTCGAAAATAGGGCAGATCATCAAGTTCCATGTGTTTTGAATGTTCAAGAATTAGAACACCCTGTTCGCAAAGCATCTGTTTTTCGAAAACAAGTGAGGCAATTTCAGCAAATTTTTCTTTTGCCAAATTATACGGAGGATCAGCAAAAATAATATCAGATTTTACCGGAGCTTTTTGAAGATATTTAAAAACATCACTTTTAATGGTGGTAATGGGAAATTCAAGTTCTTCAGCGGTTTTCTTTATAAATTTCAC
This genomic interval carries:
- a CDS encoding RsmD family RNA methyltransferase, whose translation is MRIISGKHRGRRIIAPSKLPVRPTTDQAKEALFNILNNSYHFENLSVLDLFSGTGNISFEFAARGSENITAVDANFDCVKFIKKTAEELEFPITTIKSDVFKYLQKAPVKSDIIFADPPYNLAKEKFAEIASLVFEKQMLCEQGVLILEHSKHMELDDLPYFRESRRYGSSVFSFFEN